In Ectothiorhodospiraceae bacterium 2226, a single window of DNA contains:
- a CDS encoding ATP synthase subunit I, with protein sequence MSHAATVLRGALHRLLGVQLLLTLAVAGAYLAMVGAASALAALYGGGIALVGSLIAGWRILRAGALAGQNPRVGEVEIYMGAAMRFIATLVLLAIGMGLLRLDPLAIIAAFAAAQIGYMFNRVDTSWTPPK encoded by the coding sequence ATGAGTCATGCCGCCACTGTCCTGCGCGGGGCGCTGCACCGCTTGCTGGGCGTGCAACTACTGCTGACACTCGCCGTCGCCGGCGCCTATTTGGCGATGGTGGGCGCCGCCTCCGCGCTGGCCGCCCTCTATGGCGGCGGCATCGCGCTGGTGGGCAGCCTGATCGCCGGCTGGCGCATTCTGCGCGCCGGTGCCCTGGCGGGCCAGAACCCGCGCGTGGGCGAGGTCGAGATTTATATGGGTGCCGCGATGCGCTTCATCGCGACCCTGGTGCTGTTGGCAATTGGTATGGGGCTCCTGCGGCTGGACCCCCTGGCGATCATCGCCGCCTTTGCCGCCGCGCAAATCGGATACATGTTCAATCGGGTGGATACGAGTTGGACCCCACCCAAATAA
- a CDS encoding ParA family protein, whose translation MGRIIAVANQKGGVGKTTTCTNLAASLGARAQRVLLVDLDPQGNATMGSGVDKHECDPSAYDVLLGHAPAAEAVVNIEQSGYHLLPTGGDLTAAEVELIALEGRERRLREALTPLRDNYDYVLIDCPPSLNMLTVNALVAADSVLIPMQCEYYALEGLSALLDTIERIARAANPELTVEGVLRTMHDARNNLATDVSRQLETHFGNRVYETIVPRNVRLAEAPSYGLPALYYDNTSRGAQAYQALADEMLARAGIAAPAEA comes from the coding sequence ATGGGACGCATCATTGCGGTGGCGAATCAGAAGGGCGGGGTGGGCAAGACCACCACCTGCACCAACCTGGCGGCCTCGCTTGGCGCACGCGCCCAACGCGTGCTGCTGGTCGACCTCGATCCGCAGGGCAACGCCACCATGGGCAGCGGGGTCGATAAACACGAATGCGATCCCTCGGCCTACGACGTGCTGCTCGGCCACGCGCCCGCCGCCGAGGCGGTGGTCAACATCGAGCAGTCGGGCTATCACCTGCTGCCCACCGGCGGCGACCTGACCGCCGCCGAGGTCGAGTTGATCGCCCTGGAGGGCCGCGAGCGGCGCCTGCGCGAGGCGCTGACGCCGCTGCGCGACAACTACGACTACGTCCTCATCGACTGCCCGCCGTCGCTCAATATGCTGACGGTCAATGCCCTGGTGGCCGCCGACTCGGTGCTGATCCCCATGCAGTGCGAGTATTACGCGCTGGAAGGCCTGTCCGCATTGCTCGACACCATCGAGCGCATCGCGCGTGCCGCCAACCCCGAACTCACCGTCGAGGGCGTGTTGCGCACCATGCACGATGCGCGCAACAATCTGGCCACCGACGTCTCCCGCCAGCTCGAGACGCATTTCGGGAACCGCGTCTACGAGACCATCGTGCCGCGCAACGTACGCTTGGCCGAGGCGCCGAGTTACGGCCTGCCGGCGCTTTATTACGACAACACCTCGCGTGGCGCGCAGGCCTACCAGGCGCTGGCCGACGAGATGCTGGCGCGGGCGGGCATCGCCGCGCCGGCCGAGGCGTGA
- a CDS encoding ParB/RepB/Spo0J family partition protein produces the protein MAVKKRGLGRGLETLLGGSAPTRAEDRAREDGDLRHLGVDLIQRGKYQPRLDMRTEALEELAASIRAQGVVQPIVVRPLPERPGRYEIIAGERRWRAAQMAGLHEIPAVVRDVPDRVAIAMALIENIQREGLNAMEEARALQRLVDEFEMTHQIAADAVGRSRVAVSNLLRLLTLNEDVQTRVEQGELEMGHARALLALSGELQSRAARMAVERKLSVRQTEALVRQLAQNPDGANKPMAPRVDPDIRRLQEQLSERLGAKVVFQHGPKGRGKVVIQYNSLEELDGILDHIK, from the coding sequence ATGGCGGTGAAAAAGCGCGGTCTGGGCCGCGGTCTGGAAACCCTGCTCGGCGGCAGCGCGCCCACCCGCGCCGAGGATCGCGCGCGCGAGGACGGCGACCTGCGCCACCTCGGCGTCGACCTGATCCAGCGCGGCAAGTACCAGCCGCGCCTGGACATGCGCACCGAGGCGCTGGAGGAACTGGCCGCCTCGATCCGCGCCCAGGGCGTGGTCCAGCCCATCGTGGTGCGCCCGCTGCCCGAGCGCCCCGGCCGCTACGAGATCATCGCCGGCGAGCGCCGTTGGCGCGCCGCGCAGATGGCCGGCCTGCACGAGATCCCCGCCGTGGTGCGCGACGTCCCCGATCGCGTGGCGATCGCCATGGCGCTCATCGAGAACATCCAGCGCGAGGGTCTGAACGCGATGGAGGAGGCGCGCGCCCTGCAGCGCCTGGTGGACGAGTTCGAGATGACCCACCAGATCGCGGCCGACGCGGTGGGCCGCTCGCGGGTGGCGGTCAGCAACCTGCTGCGCCTGCTCACCCTGAACGAGGACGTCCAGACGCGCGTCGAGCAGGGCGAGCTGGAGATGGGGCACGCGCGCGCGCTGCTCGCGCTGTCGGGCGAGCTGCAGAGCCGTGCCGCCCGCATGGCGGTGGAGCGCAAGCTGTCGGTGCGCCAGACCGAGGCCCTGGTGCGTCAGCTCGCGCAGAACCCGGACGGCGCCAACAAGCCCATGGCGCCGCGGGTCGACCCGGACATCCGCCGGCTGCAGGAACAGCTGTCCGAGCGCTTGGGGGCGAAGGTGGTGTTCCAGCACGGTCCGAAGGGACGCGGCAAGGTGGTGATCCAGTACAATAGCTTGGAAGAGCTGGACGGAATTCTTGACCATATCAAATAG